A part of Bacteroidia bacterium genomic DNA contains:
- a CDS encoding cytochrome c peroxidase, with translation MVFPKKISILLMVAGGWLISGCDLPLVDPVPEDYELVVPAHFPEPPIPADNPLTVNKVALGKKLFFDPILSLDSTISCGSCHAPHKAFSDSVFLSRGVEGRLGLRNAMPLINLVYSTKFFWDGANPSLEEQAIHPIINPLEMASKPEFFIPKLERHPEYPALFQEATGGPPTTQAVVDALACFERTLLSTNSRYDKYVEGDSTALTPQELHGLTLFNSELGECFHCHSGYNFTDGTFQNNGLYENYGDLGRMEVTGSYWDEGKFKVPTLRNIEFTGPYMHDGSLATLEDVMNHYASGGKNHRNKNIFINNITLTEQDKQDLIAFMKALSDETFIQNPEFKP, from the coding sequence ATGGTATTTCCGAAAAAAATATCGATCCTTCTTATGGTCGCAGGCGGATGGCTGATTTCAGGCTGCGATCTCCCGTTGGTTGACCCGGTGCCAGAAGACTACGAGCTGGTTGTACCTGCGCATTTTCCGGAGCCGCCTATCCCGGCAGATAATCCACTGACTGTCAACAAGGTTGCATTGGGGAAGAAACTGTTTTTTGACCCCATACTTTCTTTGGACAGTACCATTTCCTGCGGAAGTTGTCATGCACCGCATAAAGCATTCTCCGATTCTGTATTTCTCAGCCGGGGAGTGGAGGGGAGATTGGGATTGCGCAACGCCATGCCGCTGATCAACCTGGTTTACAGCACGAAGTTTTTTTGGGACGGGGCAAATCCGAGCCTGGAGGAACAGGCCATTCATCCAATCATTAATCCACTGGAAATGGCCTCAAAGCCGGAATTTTTTATTCCTAAACTGGAGCGCCATCCGGAGTACCCTGCATTGTTTCAGGAAGCTACCGGGGGGCCGCCTACCACGCAGGCAGTAGTGGACGCACTTGCGTGTTTTGAGCGGACATTGCTCAGTACGAATTCGAGGTATGACAAATATGTAGAAGGAGATTCTACGGCGTTAACACCGCAGGAACTTCACGGCCTGACGCTTTTCAATAGTGAGCTGGGCGAGTGTTTTCACTGCCATTCTGGTTATAACTTTACGGACGGCACTTTTCAAAACAATGGCCTGTATGAAAACTATGGTGATCTTGGAAGAATGGAAGTCACCGGAAGTTATTGGGACGAGGGAAAGTTTAAGGTACCGACCCTTCGGAACATTGAATTTACCGGGCCTTATATGCACGATGGAAGCCTGGCCACTCTCGAAGATGTGATGAACCACTATGCCAGCGGGGGGAAAAATCACCGCAACAAAAACATATTCATCAACAACATCACCCTTACTGAACAAGACAAACAAGATCTCATCGCCTTCATGAAAGCACTTAGCGATGAGACCTTTATTCAGAATCCGGAGTTTAAGCCGTAA
- a CDS encoding M14 family metallopeptidase: protein MRMFTLLLISLITTSAQDFTTPFERSQKTQSATYEEAIHYYHQLDKAFGEVAMLEYGLTDVGKPLNLVVISRDKVFDPEKIRKTGKRIFLINNGIHAGEPCGIDASMMLARDLVTRPEMKKMLDHVVVAIIPVYNIGGALNRGCCSRANQEGPEAYGFRGNAKNLDLNRDFIKSDSRNARAFANIFHTWQPDVLVDTHTTNGADYQAVLTYLATLPGKADPGIAAYMTEKMIPSLENHMNSHSIKICPYVNVFGQSPDKGFAAFLDLPRYSSGYASLFQTMSFISEAHMLKPFADRVEATYTFLEGTLSQIHADYQNIGDIIHTAREKAKIQTNFDIMWKHDPGVSRPLVFEGFEARFKPSMVTGQQRLYYDRSSPYKKTVPFFYKYEAVKTIAKPVAYIIPQAWTQVIENLKINRVEMYDLKKDTALPVEVSYISGYKTAERAYEGHYPHSQVEIKKEQEVIQYYAGDKVVYVNQTRNPYIVHVLEPESQDAFFVWNFFDGILMQKEYFSDYVFEEEAEKILKENPQIRESFEEEKARDSVFASNAGLQLNFIYKRSVYAEKTYNRYPVTRWNGTTPLPH, encoded by the coding sequence ATGAGAATGTTTACCCTATTATTGATTTCGCTGATTACAACATCTGCTCAAGACTTCACCACGCCTTTTGAGCGAAGCCAAAAGACACAATCGGCGACTTATGAAGAAGCTATCCACTATTACCACCAACTCGACAAGGCCTTTGGCGAAGTTGCGATGCTGGAATACGGACTGACCGATGTGGGAAAGCCGCTCAACCTTGTGGTTATTTCCCGCGATAAGGTGTTTGATCCGGAAAAAATCAGGAAGACGGGTAAACGAATTTTTTTGATCAACAACGGGATCCATGCGGGAGAACCCTGCGGTATTGATGCTTCTATGATGCTGGCCCGCGACCTTGTCACGCGCCCGGAAATGAAAAAGATGCTTGACCATGTAGTTGTGGCAATCATTCCGGTGTACAATATCGGTGGCGCACTCAACCGCGGCTGTTGCAGCCGGGCCAATCAGGAAGGCCCCGAGGCCTATGGCTTCCGGGGAAATGCCAAAAATCTCGACCTCAACCGTGACTTTATCAAGTCTGACAGCCGCAATGCCCGGGCCTTCGCAAACATTTTCCACACCTGGCAACCCGACGTTTTGGTCGATACTCACACCACCAATGGCGCTGATTATCAGGCTGTCCTGACCTACCTCGCCACCCTTCCCGGCAAGGCTGATCCCGGAATCGCTGCTTATATGACTGAGAAAATGATCCCTTCCCTCGAAAATCATATGAATAGCCATTCCATCAAAATTTGCCCTTACGTAAATGTATTTGGTCAATCTCCCGACAAAGGGTTTGCAGCATTTCTTGATCTCCCCAGATACTCTTCGGGGTATGCTTCGCTTTTTCAGACTATGTCATTCATTTCTGAAGCGCATATGCTGAAACCTTTTGCTGACAGGGTAGAAGCAACCTATACTTTTCTTGAAGGAACCCTCTCCCAGATACATGCTGACTATCAGAATATCGGAGATATCATCCATACAGCCAGAGAAAAGGCAAAAATTCAAACAAACTTTGACATAATGTGGAAACACGATCCGGGTGTTTCGCGGCCATTGGTTTTTGAAGGATTTGAGGCGCGTTTCAAACCCAGTATGGTTACCGGCCAACAAAGACTGTACTACGACCGATCATCTCCCTATAAAAAAACGGTTCCCTTTTTTTATAAATATGAGGCTGTGAAGACCATTGCAAAACCCGTTGCGTATATCATTCCACAGGCCTGGACCCAGGTAATTGAAAATCTGAAAATCAATCGGGTAGAAATGTATGACCTGAAAAAAGATACTGCCCTGCCGGTAGAGGTTTCCTATATTTCGGGTTATAAAACAGCAGAAAGAGCCTACGAAGGGCATTATCCCCATTCGCAGGTTGAAATAAAAAAGGAGCAGGAAGTGATTCAGTATTACGCCGGAGACAAGGTCGTATATGTAAACCAGACGCGCAATCCCTATATCGTACATGTGCTGGAGCCGGAATCACAGGATGCCTTTTTTGTGTGGAATTTTTTTGATGGCATTCTTATGCAGAAGGAATATTTTTCTGACTATGTTTTTGAAGAAGAAGCAGAAAAAATTCTAAAGGAAAACCCGCAGATCAGGGAATCGTTTGAAGAAGAAAAGGCCAGGGACTCCGTTTTTGCGTCTAATGCAGGCCTTCAGCTAAATTTTATTTACAAACGATCTGTTTATGCTGAAAAGACGTACAACCGCTACCCTGTTACCCGTTGGAATGGAACTACACCATTACCACATTAA
- a CDS encoding TlpA disulfide reductase family protein yields MRILIYLALLPLFLSSCKNPGDIQWENISVSDLNGQAVDLSQYKGKRLLVNLWATWCGPCRAEMPSMEVARAGLEDHDFVFIALSDEPWDRIQSFKESHNYGFEFLRLNDPLKSLGIFSIPQTYIIDSKGNVVKAINGSIDWGSKESLSFLQSVP; encoded by the coding sequence ATGAGAATTTTGATCTATCTGGCTCTCTTGCCTTTATTTTTAAGTTCCTGCAAAAACCCGGGCGATATTCAATGGGAAAATATATCCGTAAGTGATCTGAATGGGCAGGCGGTGGATTTATCTCAGTATAAAGGAAAGCGATTACTGGTAAATCTATGGGCGACCTGGTGTGGCCCCTGTCGTGCCGAAATGCCGTCAATGGAAGTCGCCCGCGCCGGGCTGGAAGACCATGATTTTGTATTTATTGCGCTATCTGACGAGCCCTGGGATCGGATCCAGTCATTTAAAGAAAGCCACAACTATGGGTTTGAGTTTCTTCGCCTCAACGATCCGCTCAAGTCTTTAGGCATATTTTCTATTCCACAAACTTATATCATCGACAGCAAAGGCAACGTCGTAAAGGCAATTAATGGAAGTATCGATTGGGGGAGTAAAGAATCTCTTTCTTTTCTCCAATCAGTCCCATGA
- a CDS encoding cytochrome c peroxidase, with product MKKVGVIYAFLAIISCHTPVEEIPVDKPYALGLPAGFPMPEIPADNVLTESRVQLGKLLFYDPALSLDSTISCGTCHQAASGFADHFPISIGIEGRIGMRNSPTLTNVAYQPYFFAEGGSPSLELQALGPIENHVEMDMNAAELAKRLKDDPFYTPLAQKAYGRDMDLYVLVRAIASFERTLISGHSPYDQYAFEHKPEALSESEKRGMALFFSEKTGCSNCHSGFNFTNYTFENNGLYQTFTDEGRYRITLEPSDIGKFKVPTLRNIALTAPYMHDGSLSTLEDVVSHYINGGKNHPNQSKFVKPIQLSDIEKNELIDFLNALTDPEFVNNQAFIP from the coding sequence ATGAAAAAGGTGGGAGTCATATATGCCTTTCTGGCCATTATTTCCTGCCATACTCCGGTGGAAGAAATACCGGTGGACAAACCCTATGCACTGGGTTTGCCCGCCGGTTTTCCCATGCCGGAAATTCCCGCTGACAATGTCCTGACTGAATCACGGGTACAACTTGGCAAACTTCTTTTTTACGATCCGGCCCTTTCGCTAGATTCGACCATATCGTGCGGAACCTGCCATCAGGCTGCATCCGGTTTTGCTGATCATTTTCCTATATCAATAGGGATTGAAGGGCGAATCGGGATGCGAAACTCGCCGACACTTACCAACGTGGCCTATCAGCCTTATTTTTTTGCGGAAGGCGGCAGCCCAAGTCTGGAATTGCAGGCACTCGGCCCCATCGAAAATCATGTAGAAATGGACATGAATGCAGCCGAACTGGCAAAAAGGTTAAAAGACGATCCGTTTTATACACCATTGGCACAAAAAGCTTACGGAAGAGACATGGATCTGTATGTGCTTGTCAGAGCCATTGCAAGTTTTGAACGCACGCTGATCAGTGGCCATTCTCCTTATGACCAATATGCATTTGAGCATAAACCCGAAGCGCTGAGTGAATCAGAAAAAAGGGGGATGGCTTTGTTTTTCAGTGAAAAAACCGGATGCAGCAATTGCCACAGCGGATTTAATTTCACCAACTACACATTTGAAAATAACGGGCTTTACCAAACTTTTACAGATGAAGGCAGATACAGAATTACCCTTGAACCATCAGATATCGGAAAATTCAAGGTACCTACGCTCCGCAATATTGCCCTTACCGCGCCCTACATGCACGACGGAAGCCTATCAACGCTTGAAGATGTAGTGTCTCACTACATTAACGGTGGAAAAAACCACCCAAATCAAAGCAAATTCGTAAAACCAATACAACTAAGCGACATTGAAAAAAATGAACTGATTGATTTTTTGAACGCGCTGACGGACCCTGAGTTTGTAAACAATCAGGCATTCATACCTTAA
- a CDS encoding MbnP family protein: MLKKINIIFASAIIGLLTLSLTSCREKPIEAGSFELAFVPTVNGERIEQGVPVLNINGRHYRIDFFLMYVADITLVKENGEETLLSEINLYDLVSGGEARHTTAENAAFKTFDMVDVGAYRGVKFGIGVPDRLNTDPASYPVNHPLSVGSSMYWSWRTGYKFLSLEGFIDQSPDNNGTLLDLPLAYHTGKDSINSPNVIYREISFLDNDNAFTIQSGQTVHFNIELDVNRMFYNDTDTLDMVRFNISHSVPGEQFDISRTITDNLVTGGLHKMP, from the coding sequence ATGTTGAAAAAAATAAATATCATTTTTGCTTCAGCAATCATTGGGCTGCTGACTTTGTCTCTGACATCTTGCAGAGAAAAACCCATTGAGGCTGGAAGCTTTGAGCTGGCATTTGTTCCTACTGTCAATGGGGAAAGAATCGAACAAGGCGTTCCTGTACTCAATATTAATGGTCGCCATTACCGGATAGACTTTTTCCTGATGTACGTGGCCGATATTACTCTGGTCAAAGAAAACGGAGAGGAAACGCTGCTCTCTGAAATCAATCTATACGACCTGGTTTCAGGAGGGGAAGCCCGGCATACGACAGCTGAGAATGCCGCTTTCAAAACTTTTGATATGGTGGACGTAGGGGCTTACCGCGGGGTAAAGTTTGGCATAGGCGTACCCGACCGGCTGAATACTGATCCGGCATCTTACCCTGTCAACCACCCGCTGAGTGTGGGCAGTTCGATGTACTGGTCATGGCGCACGGGTTATAAATTTTTATCACTGGAAGGTTTTATCGACCAAAGTCCTGACAATAATGGCACATTGCTCGATCTGCCGCTGGCCTATCACACGGGGAAAGATTCTATCAATTCGCCCAATGTCATTTATCGGGAAATTTCTTTTCTCGACAATGACAATGCGTTTACCATTCAGTCAGGCCAAACCGTTCACTTCAATATCGAGCTCGACGTCAACCGTATGTTTTACAATGATACGGATACGCTTGACATGGTCAGATTTAACATCTCCCATAGCGTACCGGGCGAACAGTTTGATATATCCAGAACCATCACTGACAATCTGGTTACAGGCGGCTTACACAAAATGCCTTAA
- a CDS encoding PAS domain-containing protein translates to MNRTQARFFYHSLICMDIAQELTEARKKIADLEKELSGTKTRLRELAELPHMMKGWFGYFVRHLPVSVAMFDNNMNYLLASQKYIKDYKITDPDIIGKNHYDIFPDVPQRWKDVHRRCLKGVIESCEKDIYHTRNGYSLYIDWIITPWYDENNQVGGLIMFAEIVNE, encoded by the coding sequence TTGAACCGGACTCAGGCCCGTTTTTTCTATCACTCACTGATCTGTATGGATATAGCACAGGAACTCACCGAAGCCCGAAAGAAAATTGCCGATCTTGAAAAAGAGCTGTCGGGTACCAAAACCCGTCTTCGGGAGTTGGCGGAATTGCCGCATATGATGAAAGGCTGGTTTGGCTATTTTGTCAGGCATCTGCCGGTGTCAGTAGCTATGTTTGATAATAACATGAACTACCTCCTTGCCAGTCAAAAATATATCAAAGACTATAAAATCACAGACCCGGATATAATCGGTAAAAACCATTATGATATTTTCCCCGACGTACCTCAGCGTTGGAAAGATGTTCACCGACGTTGCCTTAAAGGTGTGATTGAGTCCTGTGAAAAGGATATTTACCACACCCGTAATGGGTATTCGCTGTATATTGACTGGATCATCACTCCATGGTATGATGAAAACAATCAGGTGGGCGGTCTGATTATGTTCGCAGAAATTGTAAACGAATGA
- a CDS encoding 2-oxoglutarate dehydrogenase E1 component, with amino-acid sequence MADQLSFLSNTTPEFVDQLYRSFQNDPESVSQEWKRFFEGFDFARTNYGDEPVEIRPSSGVIDASGLKEINVLNLINDYRIRGHLFTKTNPVRERRKYSPTLDIENFGLSDSDLDTVFQAGTDVGLGPAKLRDIIKLLQDTYCQSIGAEYKYVRNPEMIKWLEERMESTRNKPSFDIAKKKHLLSMLNKAVIFEKFLGTKFVGQKRFSLEGAESLIPAMDAVIEKGSELGLEEFVIGMAHRGRLNVLANILKKEYDEIFSEFEGKEHKDSVFQGDVKYHLGFSSDVETSSKKSVHLSLMPNPSHLETVNPVVQGSARAKIDRKYHGDYNKLAAILIHGDAAVAAQGIVYEVSQMSQLEGYKTGGTVHIVINNQVGFTTNYIDARSSTYCTDVAKVIQSPVFHVNGDDVEALIFAVELAMEFRQTFKRDVFIDLLCYRRHGHNEADEPSFTQPLLYKIIRNHPDPREIYFQKLLHSTKVEANMAKALEKEFKAQLQAELEESQAKEYLTPTPYLDGTWNGIRRPNKEDFELPSPATGVDKGKLKAILEKLHQIPADFKAHSKIVKLFADRMKMVEDDKLDWALGELMAYGTLLIEGFPVRLSGQDCRRGTFSHRHAVIVSEDAEQDYIPLNHLSKDQAPFIAYNSLLSEYGVLGFEYGYSITNPNNVVIWEAQFGDFANGAQIMMDQYISSAESKWQRMSGLIQYLPHGFEGQGPEHSSARIERYLELCARKNMQVTNITTPANFFHLLRRQLHREFRIPLIVFTPKKLLRYPQCVSSLDDFAEGGRFREVIDDNYVDPASVKRILCCSGKVYYDLLEKQQEDQRKDIAIVRLEQLYPLPERQLREIIAKYPQAEFCWVQEEPRNMGPWNYILRVITETDVRYIGRKPGPSPASGSYKKHAAEQADIVTESFDLVSTAKSRAKVAAK; translated from the coding sequence ATGGCTGATCAATTGTCATTTTTAAGTAATACGACTCCCGAATTTGTGGACCAGTTATACCGGTCATTTCAAAATGATCCTGAATCCGTTTCGCAGGAGTGGAAAAGATTTTTTGAAGGGTTTGACTTCGCAAGAACCAATTACGGAGATGAGCCTGTCGAAATCAGACCTTCTTCAGGGGTAATTGATGCGAGCGGATTGAAAGAGATCAATGTGCTCAACCTGATCAATGACTACCGCATCAGGGGACACCTCTTTACGAAAACGAATCCGGTTCGCGAGCGCCGTAAATATTCGCCAACCCTCGATATTGAGAATTTTGGCCTTTCTGATTCCGACCTCGATACTGTCTTTCAGGCAGGAACAGACGTCGGCCTCGGCCCGGCCAAACTTCGGGATATCATAAAACTCCTGCAGGATACCTATTGCCAGTCGATCGGTGCGGAATACAAATATGTTCGCAACCCTGAAATGATCAAATGGCTGGAAGAGCGGATGGAGTCAACCCGCAACAAACCTTCCTTCGATATCGCTAAAAAGAAACACCTGCTGAGTATGCTCAACAAAGCGGTGATTTTTGAGAAATTTCTGGGTACTAAATTTGTCGGCCAAAAAAGATTTTCCCTTGAAGGTGCTGAGTCTCTGATCCCCGCCATGGACGCGGTGATTGAAAAGGGTTCAGAACTCGGCCTGGAGGAATTTGTAATCGGTATGGCGCACCGTGGACGCCTCAATGTGCTCGCCAATATCCTGAAAAAAGAGTACGACGAAATTTTCTCTGAATTTGAAGGGAAAGAACATAAAGACTCCGTCTTTCAGGGGGATGTGAAATATCACCTGGGATTTTCTTCGGACGTTGAAACCAGTTCTAAGAAATCTGTTCACCTGAGCCTTATGCCCAACCCTTCACATCTTGAGACGGTAAACCCCGTTGTCCAGGGTTCTGCCAGGGCAAAAATTGACCGCAAGTACCATGGCGACTATAATAAACTGGCTGCCATCCTGATTCATGGGGATGCTGCCGTAGCCGCTCAGGGTATCGTCTATGAAGTCAGCCAAATGTCCCAACTCGAAGGTTATAAAACCGGAGGAACCGTTCATATCGTCATCAACAATCAGGTGGGTTTTACTACCAACTATATCGATGCCAGATCCAGTACCTATTGTACAGACGTAGCGAAAGTCATACAGTCGCCGGTATTCCATGTAAATGGCGATGATGTAGAGGCACTGATATTTGCGGTAGAACTGGCGATGGAATTCCGGCAGACCTTCAAACGCGATGTGTTTATCGATCTGCTCTGTTATCGCCGCCACGGACATAATGAAGCCGACGAGCCGAGTTTTACACAGCCCCTGTTGTATAAAATTATCCGGAATCATCCTGACCCAAGAGAAATCTATTTCCAGAAATTGCTCCACTCCACCAAGGTGGAAGCCAATATGGCCAAAGCGCTGGAAAAAGAGTTTAAAGCACAGCTTCAGGCTGAACTGGAAGAGTCTCAGGCAAAAGAATATCTTACGCCCACTCCTTATCTCGATGGAACCTGGAACGGTATCCGCCGACCCAATAAAGAAGATTTCGAGCTGCCCTCACCGGCAACCGGTGTAGATAAAGGAAAACTCAAAGCCATTCTTGAAAAACTTCACCAAATCCCCGCTGACTTTAAAGCACACAGCAAAATTGTCAAGCTTTTCGCCGACCGGATGAAAATGGTAGAAGATGATAAACTGGACTGGGCATTGGGTGAGTTGATGGCATACGGGACGCTTCTGATCGAAGGTTTTCCCGTTCGCCTTAGTGGCCAGGATTGCCGCAGGGGCACGTTCTCTCATCGTCATGCGGTCATTGTAAGTGAAGATGCAGAACAAGACTATATCCCGTTGAATCACCTCTCGAAGGACCAGGCACCATTTATTGCCTATAACTCTCTCCTTTCAGAATATGGCGTTCTCGGGTTTGAATATGGTTATTCGATTACCAACCCCAACAATGTGGTAATCTGGGAGGCACAATTTGGCGATTTTGCCAATGGCGCACAAATCATGATGGATCAGTATATATCCAGTGCTGAATCCAAATGGCAGCGCATGAGCGGACTGATTCAATACCTCCCTCACGGTTTTGAAGGTCAGGGGCCGGAACACTCTTCTGCCAGAATCGAACGTTATCTGGAGCTCTGCGCCAGAAAGAATATGCAGGTGACGAATATTACGACTCCTGCCAACTTCTTCCACCTGCTCCGTCGCCAGCTTCACCGCGAATTCCGTATTCCGCTTATCGTGTTTACACCCAAAAAGCTGCTTCGCTATCCGCAGTGTGTAAGCTCGCTGGATGATTTTGCAGAAGGCGGCCGTTTCCGCGAAGTGATTGACGATAACTATGTGGACCCCGCAAGTGTAAAACGCATACTATGTTGCTCCGGGAAAGTATATTATGACCTTCTCGAAAAGCAGCAGGAAGATCAGCGCAAGGATATCGCCATTGTCAGACTGGAACAACTTTATCCACTGCCCGAAAGGCAGCTTCGTGAAATTATAGCCAAATATCCTCAGGCAGAGTTTTGCTGGGTGCAGGAAGAGCCGCGAAACATGGGGCCGTGGAACTATATCCTTAGGGTAATCACGGAAACAGACGTTCGATATATCGGACGCAAACCGGGTCCAAGCCCTGCAAGTGGTTCATATAAAAAACACGCGGCAGAGCAGGCCGATATTGTAACAGAATCATTTGATCTGGTATCTACCGCTAAATCCAGAGCAAAAGTCGCAGCCAAATAA
- a CDS encoding MbnP family protein: MKNISIFKIALTVIALIALTFSSGCKEKGCTDPLAANYNPDAKESDGNCVFPNLVLHFHSLIGDEVFSYNTVYTINNVAVTFTTAQFYVSGIQVGGDGVFDTNPDKYLLVKANQSVYEVGEITTGHKHMLMFNVGVDSLANHADPTTYAAEHPLAPQNPTMHWNWNSGYIFIRIEGQVDTNADGTPDDLMELHIGTDAKLAPVMLTAAKEVAAEEEEIHMQVDFAKLFTGIDLATERITHTGDDPGLAAKLVANVPSIFTVEDE; the protein is encoded by the coding sequence ATGAAAAATATAAGCATCTTCAAAATCGCCCTTACGGTTATTGCATTAATCGCCCTTACTTTCTCAAGCGGATGTAAAGAAAAAGGCTGTACAGATCCACTGGCTGCCAATTATAACCCCGATGCAAAAGAAAGCGATGGAAACTGTGTTTTCCCCAATCTTGTCCTCCACTTCCATTCGTTAATCGGTGATGAGGTTTTTTCTTATAATACCGTTTATACTATTAATAATGTCGCTGTAACCTTCACCACCGCGCAGTTTTATGTATCGGGAATACAGGTGGGAGGAGATGGGGTTTTTGATACAAACCCGGATAAATATCTTCTGGTAAAGGCAAACCAGTCAGTGTATGAAGTCGGAGAAATAACAACCGGTCACAAACATATGCTGATGTTTAATGTAGGCGTGGACTCGCTTGCCAACCATGCAGATCCTACTACCTATGCTGCCGAACATCCGCTCGCTCCGCAAAATCCAACCATGCATTGGAACTGGAACAGCGGGTATATTTTTATCCGTATCGAAGGCCAGGTTGACACAAATGCCGACGGTACCCCCGATGACCTCATGGAGTTGCATATTGGTACGGATGCAAAGTTGGCGCCTGTAATGCTCACAGCAGCTAAGGAAGTTGCCGCCGAAGAAGAGGAAATTCATATGCAAGTAGATTTTGCGAAACTGTTTACCGGCATAGACCTGGCTACTGAAAGAATCACTCACACTGGAGACGATCCCGGACTGGCTGCTAAACTGGTGGCTAATGTACCTTCGATCTTCACTGTAGAAGATGAATAA